In Maniola jurtina chromosome 2, ilManJurt1.1, whole genome shotgun sequence, the following proteins share a genomic window:
- the LOC123875606 gene encoding sodium/hydrogen exchanger 7 isoform X9 has protein sequence MNPAIGFASFLLLYLVPKCQGSGTDIALDAKATLLHRIDSLNLLIYTCLLTLTVLTIWVFKHRRVSWLHETGLAVIYGLIVGAIIRYASSTNQVTYIDAHPDADAKYNLSVPPDIVRFHFPDKIQISSGEAPIPNKTYAYSFRGEIVNLEQNEIDLKATFDPEIFFNIILPPIIFHAGYCLKRKYFFRNLGAILTFAMVGTALSALVIGSLMYGCVQLMPASLAASFTFLDTLYFGALISPTDPLTVLAIFSQLKVDVNLYAMIFGESVLNDAVALVLSGAIQNYEKRYSVDGGFEITAFLAAIGDFIGIFSLSLLVGALIGCLTALMTKFTHVRDWPLLESALFVLTSYAAFLIAEVFELTGVVAVLFCGICQAHYTYNNLSADSRNRTKQLFELLNFLAENFIFTYIGVSMFTFPKHHFDPWFIIAGFLTSMLGRAVNIYPLSFLLNLGRKPPIPMNFQHMLFFSGLRGAMSFALAIRNTVSEARQAMLTTTSLIVIATVVLQGGAATHALAYLRIPTGQGQNDENEALPYRDVRSLYQSTETSRPDTPHGSGDGGGEKARLARLWGAVDSKLLKPLLTHARPPLTETLPSFLRPLGRVLTTTRQYTQAENSLRRTDSDSDLCIDEPQPVPTTIDPQQLWPGLVDTRISVEGITGSNI, from the exons ATGAATCCTGCCATCGGTTTTGCctcttttttattgttgtatttggTTCCAAAATGCCAAGGGTCGGGTACAGATATAGCTCTGGATGCAAAGGCGACTCTCCTTCACCGTATAGATAGTTTGAACCTTTTAATTTATACATGCCTATTAACGTTAACCGTTTTGACTATATGGGTCTTCAAGCATCGTCGTGTGAGTTGGCTGCACGAAACTGGTCTAGCTGTCATATATG GCCTTATAGTGGGAGCAATAATCAGATATGCAAGCAGTACAAATCAAGTCACCTATATTGATGCTCATCCAGATGCAGATGCCAAATACAACTTGTCTGTTCCACCAGACATTGTGCGATTTCATTTCCCTGACAAAATACAAATATCCTCTGGTG AAGCGCCTATACCAAACAAGACATACGCATATAGCTTCAGGGGTGAGATAGTCAATCTGGAGCAAAATGAAATTGACCTGAAAGCCACATTTGACCCTGagatatttttcaatataatcCTACCTCCTATCATATTCCATGCTGGATATTGTCTGAAAAGA aaaTATTTCTTTCGCAACCTAGGTGCAATACTGACATTTGCTATGGTGGGCACAGCTCTCTCCGCTCTAGTCATTGGTTCTCTAATGTATGGCTGCGTGCAACTGATGCCGGCATCTCTAGCTGCTAGCTTCACATTCCTGGACACCTTGTACTTCGGTGCTTTGATCTCGCCCACGGATCCGTTAACTGTTCTCGCCATTTTCTCACAGCTGAAG GTGGACGTCAATCTGTATGCTATGATATTCGGCGAAAGTGTTCTCAACGATGCAGTGGCTTTAGTACTGAGcgg AGCCATACAAAACTACGAGAAGAGGTACTCCGTCGATGGTGGATTCGAAATAACTGCATTCCTTGCGGCGATCGGCGACTTCATTGGAATTTTCAGCCTCTCGCTACTGGTCGGCGCTCTAATTGGATGTTTGACTGCATTG ATGACTAAATTCACTCATGTGCGAGATTGGCCGCTACTAGAATCTGCGTTGTTCGTGCTGACTTCTTACGCCGCTTTCCTTATCGCCGAAGTCTTTGAACTTACAG GTGTGGTGGCCGTACTATTCTGCGGCATATGTCAGGCTCACTACACGTACAACAACCTGTCGGCCGACTCCAGGAACAGGACCAAACAGCTGTTCGAGCTGCTCAACTTCCTAGCCGAGAACTTTATCTTCACGTACATCGGAGTATCGATGTTCACATTCCCGAAACATCACTTTGATCCGTGGTTCATCATTGCTGGATTT CTAACTTCCATGCTCGGCCGTGCAGTAAATATCTACCCGCTATCGTTCCTATTAAATCTAGGACGGAAACCGCCAATACCCATGAACTTCCAACACATGCTGTTCTTTTCTG GTCTCCGAGGCGCGATGTCGTTCGCGCTGGCTATCCGCAACACGGTGTCGGAGGCGCGGCAGGCCATGCTGACCACCACGTCGCTCATCGTCATCGCCACTGTCGTGCTGCAGGGCGGCGCCGCCACGCATGCGCTCGCCTACTTGCGCATACCTACTGG acaaGGGCAGAACGATGAAAACGAAGCGCTGCCTTACCGCGACGTAAGAAGT CTCTACCAGTCCACGGAAACAAGCAGACCG GACACCCCACATGGTAGTGGCGACGGGGGCGGGGAAAAGGCCCGACTAGCTCGACTGTGGGGCGCTGTGGACTCCAAGCTGCTCAAACCGCTGCTCACTCACGCTCGCCCGCCGCTGACTGAAACGCTTCCCTCCTTCCTCAGGCCTTTGGGCAGGGTTTTGACCACTACCAGACAGTACACACAAGCT gAAAACAGCCTCCGAAGAACcgattcagattcagatttatGTATTGACGAACCACAACCAGTCCCAACGACAATTGATCCGCAG CAACTTTGGCCCGGACTCGTGGACACGAGAATCTCAGTAGAAGGTATCACCGGGAgtaatatatag
- the LOC123875606 gene encoding sodium/hydrogen exchanger 6 isoform X12: MNPAIGFASFLLLYLVPKCQGSGTDIALDAKATLLHRIDSLNLLIYTCLLTLTVLTIWVFKHRRVSWLHETGLAVIYGLIVGAIIRYASSTNQVTYIDAHPDADAKYNLSVPPDIVRFHFPDKIQISSGEAPIPNKTYAYSFRGEIVNLEQNEIDLKATFDPEIFFNIILPPIIFHAGYCLKRKYFFRNLGAILTFAMVGTALSALVIGSLMYGCVQLMPASLAASFTFLDTLYFGALISPTDPLTVLAIFSQLKVDVNLYAMIFGESVLNDAVALVLSGAIQNYEKRYSVDGGFEITAFLAAIGDFIGIFSLSLLVGALIGCLTALMTKFTHVRDWPLLESALFVLTSYAAFLIAEVFELTGVVAVLFCGICQAHYTYNNLSADSRNRTKQLFELLNFLAENFIFTYIGVSMFTFPKHHFDPWFIIAGFLTSMLGRAVNIYPLSFLLNLGRKPPIPMNFQHMLFFSGLRGAMSFALAIRNTVSEARQAMLTTTSLIVIATVVLQGGAATHALAYLRIPTGQGQNDENEALPYRDVRSDTPHGSGDGGGEKARLARLWGAVDSKLLKPLLTHARPPLTETLPSFLRPLGRVLTTTRQYTQAENSLRRTDSDSDLCIDEPQPVPTTIDPQLPYYNIRNGYGNV; this comes from the exons ATGAATCCTGCCATCGGTTTTGCctcttttttattgttgtatttggTTCCAAAATGCCAAGGGTCGGGTACAGATATAGCTCTGGATGCAAAGGCGACTCTCCTTCACCGTATAGATAGTTTGAACCTTTTAATTTATACATGCCTATTAACGTTAACCGTTTTGACTATATGGGTCTTCAAGCATCGTCGTGTGAGTTGGCTGCACGAAACTGGTCTAGCTGTCATATATG GCCTTATAGTGGGAGCAATAATCAGATATGCAAGCAGTACAAATCAAGTCACCTATATTGATGCTCATCCAGATGCAGATGCCAAATACAACTTGTCTGTTCCACCAGACATTGTGCGATTTCATTTCCCTGACAAAATACAAATATCCTCTGGTG AAGCGCCTATACCAAACAAGACATACGCATATAGCTTCAGGGGTGAGATAGTCAATCTGGAGCAAAATGAAATTGACCTGAAAGCCACATTTGACCCTGagatatttttcaatataatcCTACCTCCTATCATATTCCATGCTGGATATTGTCTGAAAAGA aaaTATTTCTTTCGCAACCTAGGTGCAATACTGACATTTGCTATGGTGGGCACAGCTCTCTCCGCTCTAGTCATTGGTTCTCTAATGTATGGCTGCGTGCAACTGATGCCGGCATCTCTAGCTGCTAGCTTCACATTCCTGGACACCTTGTACTTCGGTGCTTTGATCTCGCCCACGGATCCGTTAACTGTTCTCGCCATTTTCTCACAGCTGAAG GTGGACGTCAATCTGTATGCTATGATATTCGGCGAAAGTGTTCTCAACGATGCAGTGGCTTTAGTACTGAGcgg AGCCATACAAAACTACGAGAAGAGGTACTCCGTCGATGGTGGATTCGAAATAACTGCATTCCTTGCGGCGATCGGCGACTTCATTGGAATTTTCAGCCTCTCGCTACTGGTCGGCGCTCTAATTGGATGTTTGACTGCATTG ATGACTAAATTCACTCATGTGCGAGATTGGCCGCTACTAGAATCTGCGTTGTTCGTGCTGACTTCTTACGCCGCTTTCCTTATCGCCGAAGTCTTTGAACTTACAG GTGTGGTGGCCGTACTATTCTGCGGCATATGTCAGGCTCACTACACGTACAACAACCTGTCGGCCGACTCCAGGAACAGGACCAAACAGCTGTTCGAGCTGCTCAACTTCCTAGCCGAGAACTTTATCTTCACGTACATCGGAGTATCGATGTTCACATTCCCGAAACATCACTTTGATCCGTGGTTCATCATTGCTGGATTT CTAACTTCCATGCTCGGCCGTGCAGTAAATATCTACCCGCTATCGTTCCTATTAAATCTAGGACGGAAACCGCCAATACCCATGAACTTCCAACACATGCTGTTCTTTTCTG GTCTCCGAGGCGCGATGTCGTTCGCGCTGGCTATCCGCAACACGGTGTCGGAGGCGCGGCAGGCCATGCTGACCACCACGTCGCTCATCGTCATCGCCACTGTCGTGCTGCAGGGCGGCGCCGCCACGCATGCGCTCGCCTACTTGCGCATACCTACTGG acaaGGGCAGAACGATGAAAACGAAGCGCTGCCTTACCGCGACGTAAGAAGT GACACCCCACATGGTAGTGGCGACGGGGGCGGGGAAAAGGCCCGACTAGCTCGACTGTGGGGCGCTGTGGACTCCAAGCTGCTCAAACCGCTGCTCACTCACGCTCGCCCGCCGCTGACTGAAACGCTTCCCTCCTTCCTCAGGCCTTTGGGCAGGGTTTTGACCACTACCAGACAGTACACACAAGCT gAAAACAGCCTCCGAAGAACcgattcagattcagatttatGTATTGACGAACCACAACCAGTCCCAACGACAATTGATCCGCAG CTTCCATATTATAACATACGGAATGGATATGGAAATGTCTAA
- the LOC123875606 gene encoding sodium/hydrogen exchanger 7 isoform X3, giving the protein MNPAIGFASFLLLYLVPKCQGSGTDIALDAKATLLHRIDSLNLLIYTCLLTLTVLTIWVFKHRRVSWLHETGLAVIYGLIVGAIIRYASSTNQVTYIDAHPDADAKYNLSVPPDIVRFHFPDKIQISSGEAPIPNKTYAYSFRGEIVNLEQNEIDLKATFDPEIFFNIILPPIIFHAGYCLKRKYFFRNLGAILTFAMVGTALSALVIGSLMYGCVQLMPASLAASFTFLDTLYFGALISPTDPLTVLAIFSQLKVDVNLYAMIFGESVLNDAVALVLSGAIQNYEKRYSVDGGFEITAFLAAIGDFIGIFSLSLLVGALIGCLTALMTKFTHVRDWPLLESALFVLTSYAAFLIAEVFELTGVVAVLFCGICQAHYTYNNLSADSRNRTKQLFELLNFLAENFIFTYIGVSMFTFPKHHFDPWFIIAGFLTSMLGRAVNIYPLSFLLNLGRKPPIPMNFQHMLFFSGLRGAMSFALAIRNTVSEARQAMLTTTSLIVIATVVLQGGAATHALAYLRIPTGQGQNDENEALPYRDVRSLYQSTETSRPNGRMVVKWGKGENEVVMPWQLNSFEDTPHGSGDGGGEKARLARLWGAVDSKLLKPLLTHARPPLTETLPSFLRPLGRVLTTTRQYTQAENSLRRTDSDSDLCIDEPQPVPTTIDPQLPYYNIRNGYGNV; this is encoded by the exons ATGAATCCTGCCATCGGTTTTGCctcttttttattgttgtatttggTTCCAAAATGCCAAGGGTCGGGTACAGATATAGCTCTGGATGCAAAGGCGACTCTCCTTCACCGTATAGATAGTTTGAACCTTTTAATTTATACATGCCTATTAACGTTAACCGTTTTGACTATATGGGTCTTCAAGCATCGTCGTGTGAGTTGGCTGCACGAAACTGGTCTAGCTGTCATATATG GCCTTATAGTGGGAGCAATAATCAGATATGCAAGCAGTACAAATCAAGTCACCTATATTGATGCTCATCCAGATGCAGATGCCAAATACAACTTGTCTGTTCCACCAGACATTGTGCGATTTCATTTCCCTGACAAAATACAAATATCCTCTGGTG AAGCGCCTATACCAAACAAGACATACGCATATAGCTTCAGGGGTGAGATAGTCAATCTGGAGCAAAATGAAATTGACCTGAAAGCCACATTTGACCCTGagatatttttcaatataatcCTACCTCCTATCATATTCCATGCTGGATATTGTCTGAAAAGA aaaTATTTCTTTCGCAACCTAGGTGCAATACTGACATTTGCTATGGTGGGCACAGCTCTCTCCGCTCTAGTCATTGGTTCTCTAATGTATGGCTGCGTGCAACTGATGCCGGCATCTCTAGCTGCTAGCTTCACATTCCTGGACACCTTGTACTTCGGTGCTTTGATCTCGCCCACGGATCCGTTAACTGTTCTCGCCATTTTCTCACAGCTGAAG GTGGACGTCAATCTGTATGCTATGATATTCGGCGAAAGTGTTCTCAACGATGCAGTGGCTTTAGTACTGAGcgg AGCCATACAAAACTACGAGAAGAGGTACTCCGTCGATGGTGGATTCGAAATAACTGCATTCCTTGCGGCGATCGGCGACTTCATTGGAATTTTCAGCCTCTCGCTACTGGTCGGCGCTCTAATTGGATGTTTGACTGCATTG ATGACTAAATTCACTCATGTGCGAGATTGGCCGCTACTAGAATCTGCGTTGTTCGTGCTGACTTCTTACGCCGCTTTCCTTATCGCCGAAGTCTTTGAACTTACAG GTGTGGTGGCCGTACTATTCTGCGGCATATGTCAGGCTCACTACACGTACAACAACCTGTCGGCCGACTCCAGGAACAGGACCAAACAGCTGTTCGAGCTGCTCAACTTCCTAGCCGAGAACTTTATCTTCACGTACATCGGAGTATCGATGTTCACATTCCCGAAACATCACTTTGATCCGTGGTTCATCATTGCTGGATTT CTAACTTCCATGCTCGGCCGTGCAGTAAATATCTACCCGCTATCGTTCCTATTAAATCTAGGACGGAAACCGCCAATACCCATGAACTTCCAACACATGCTGTTCTTTTCTG GTCTCCGAGGCGCGATGTCGTTCGCGCTGGCTATCCGCAACACGGTGTCGGAGGCGCGGCAGGCCATGCTGACCACCACGTCGCTCATCGTCATCGCCACTGTCGTGCTGCAGGGCGGCGCCGCCACGCATGCGCTCGCCTACTTGCGCATACCTACTGG acaaGGGCAGAACGATGAAAACGAAGCGCTGCCTTACCGCGACGTAAGAAGT CTCTACCAGTCCACGGAAACAAGCAGACCG AACGGCCGCATGGTAGTAAAATGGGGCAAAGGCGAAAATGAAGTGGTTATGCCTTGGCAACTTAACTCTTTCGAa GACACCCCACATGGTAGTGGCGACGGGGGCGGGGAAAAGGCCCGACTAGCTCGACTGTGGGGCGCTGTGGACTCCAAGCTGCTCAAACCGCTGCTCACTCACGCTCGCCCGCCGCTGACTGAAACGCTTCCCTCCTTCCTCAGGCCTTTGGGCAGGGTTTTGACCACTACCAGACAGTACACACAAGCT gAAAACAGCCTCCGAAGAACcgattcagattcagatttatGTATTGACGAACCACAACCAGTCCCAACGACAATTGATCCGCAG CTTCCATATTATAACATACGGAATGGATATGGAAATGTCTAA
- the LOC123875606 gene encoding sodium/hydrogen exchanger 7 isoform X4, which yields MNPAIGFASFLLLYLVPKCQGSGTDIALDAKATLLHRIDSLNLLIYTCLLTLTVLTIWVFKHRRVSWLHETGLAVIYGLIVGAIIRYASSTNQVTYIDAHPDADAKYNLSVPPDIVRFHFPDKIQISSGEAPIPNKTYAYSFRGEIVNLEQNEIDLKATFDPEIFFNIILPPIIFHAGYCLKRKYFFRNLGAILTFAMVGTALSALVIGSLMYGCVQLMPASLAASFTFLDTLYFGALISPTDPLTVLAIFSQLKVDVNLYAMIFGESVLNDAVALVLSGAIQNYEKRYSVDGGFEITAFLAAIGDFIGIFSLSLLVGALIGCLTALMTKFTHVRDWPLLESALFVLTSYAAFLIAEVFELTGVVAVLFCGICQAHYTYNNLSADSRNRTKQLFELLNFLAENFIFTYIGVSMFTFPKHHFDPWFIIAGFLTSMLGRAVNIYPLSFLLNLGRKPPIPMNFQHMLFFSGLRGAMSFALAIRNTVSEARQAMLTTTSLIVIATVVLQGGAATHALAYLRIPTGQGQNDENEALPYRDVRSLYQSTETSRPPAEISFGLRNLDPAQSPSSDRASDTPHGSGDGGGEKARLARLWGAVDSKLLKPLLTHARPPLTETLPSFLRPLGRVLTTTRQYTQAENSLRRTDSDSDLCIDEPQPVPTTIDPQLPYYNIRNGYGNV from the exons ATGAATCCTGCCATCGGTTTTGCctcttttttattgttgtatttggTTCCAAAATGCCAAGGGTCGGGTACAGATATAGCTCTGGATGCAAAGGCGACTCTCCTTCACCGTATAGATAGTTTGAACCTTTTAATTTATACATGCCTATTAACGTTAACCGTTTTGACTATATGGGTCTTCAAGCATCGTCGTGTGAGTTGGCTGCACGAAACTGGTCTAGCTGTCATATATG GCCTTATAGTGGGAGCAATAATCAGATATGCAAGCAGTACAAATCAAGTCACCTATATTGATGCTCATCCAGATGCAGATGCCAAATACAACTTGTCTGTTCCACCAGACATTGTGCGATTTCATTTCCCTGACAAAATACAAATATCCTCTGGTG AAGCGCCTATACCAAACAAGACATACGCATATAGCTTCAGGGGTGAGATAGTCAATCTGGAGCAAAATGAAATTGACCTGAAAGCCACATTTGACCCTGagatatttttcaatataatcCTACCTCCTATCATATTCCATGCTGGATATTGTCTGAAAAGA aaaTATTTCTTTCGCAACCTAGGTGCAATACTGACATTTGCTATGGTGGGCACAGCTCTCTCCGCTCTAGTCATTGGTTCTCTAATGTATGGCTGCGTGCAACTGATGCCGGCATCTCTAGCTGCTAGCTTCACATTCCTGGACACCTTGTACTTCGGTGCTTTGATCTCGCCCACGGATCCGTTAACTGTTCTCGCCATTTTCTCACAGCTGAAG GTGGACGTCAATCTGTATGCTATGATATTCGGCGAAAGTGTTCTCAACGATGCAGTGGCTTTAGTACTGAGcgg AGCCATACAAAACTACGAGAAGAGGTACTCCGTCGATGGTGGATTCGAAATAACTGCATTCCTTGCGGCGATCGGCGACTTCATTGGAATTTTCAGCCTCTCGCTACTGGTCGGCGCTCTAATTGGATGTTTGACTGCATTG ATGACTAAATTCACTCATGTGCGAGATTGGCCGCTACTAGAATCTGCGTTGTTCGTGCTGACTTCTTACGCCGCTTTCCTTATCGCCGAAGTCTTTGAACTTACAG GTGTGGTGGCCGTACTATTCTGCGGCATATGTCAGGCTCACTACACGTACAACAACCTGTCGGCCGACTCCAGGAACAGGACCAAACAGCTGTTCGAGCTGCTCAACTTCCTAGCCGAGAACTTTATCTTCACGTACATCGGAGTATCGATGTTCACATTCCCGAAACATCACTTTGATCCGTGGTTCATCATTGCTGGATTT CTAACTTCCATGCTCGGCCGTGCAGTAAATATCTACCCGCTATCGTTCCTATTAAATCTAGGACGGAAACCGCCAATACCCATGAACTTCCAACACATGCTGTTCTTTTCTG GTCTCCGAGGCGCGATGTCGTTCGCGCTGGCTATCCGCAACACGGTGTCGGAGGCGCGGCAGGCCATGCTGACCACCACGTCGCTCATCGTCATCGCCACTGTCGTGCTGCAGGGCGGCGCCGCCACGCATGCGCTCGCCTACTTGCGCATACCTACTGG acaaGGGCAGAACGATGAAAACGAAGCGCTGCCTTACCGCGACGTAAGAAGT CTCTACCAGTCCACGGAAACAAGCAGACCG CCTGCTGAAATAAGTTTCGGCCTCCGAAATTTGGACCCCGCTCAATCGCCCAGTAGCGACCGGGCATCA GACACCCCACATGGTAGTGGCGACGGGGGCGGGGAAAAGGCCCGACTAGCTCGACTGTGGGGCGCTGTGGACTCCAAGCTGCTCAAACCGCTGCTCACTCACGCTCGCCCGCCGCTGACTGAAACGCTTCCCTCCTTCCTCAGGCCTTTGGGCAGGGTTTTGACCACTACCAGACAGTACACACAAGCT gAAAACAGCCTCCGAAGAACcgattcagattcagatttatGTATTGACGAACCACAACCAGTCCCAACGACAATTGATCCGCAG CTTCCATATTATAACATACGGAATGGATATGGAAATGTCTAA
- the LOC123875606 gene encoding sodium/hydrogen exchanger 7 isoform X7, protein MNPAIGFASFLLLYLVPKCQGSGTDIALDAKATLLHRIDSLNLLIYTCLLTLTVLTIWVFKHRRVSWLHETGLAVIYGLIVGAIIRYASSTNQVTYIDAHPDADAKYNLSVPPDIVRFHFPDKIQISSGEAPIPNKTYAYSFRGEIVNLEQNEIDLKATFDPEIFFNIILPPIIFHAGYCLKRKYFFRNLGAILTFAMVGTALSALVIGSLMYGCVQLMPASLAASFTFLDTLYFGALISPTDPLTVLAIFSQLKVDVNLYAMIFGESVLNDAVALVLSGAIQNYEKRYSVDGGFEITAFLAAIGDFIGIFSLSLLVGALIGCLTALMTKFTHVRDWPLLESALFVLTSYAAFLIAEVFELTGVVAVLFCGICQAHYTYNNLSADSRNRTKQLFELLNFLAENFIFTYIGVSMFTFPKHHFDPWFIIAGFLTSMLGRAVNIYPLSFLLNLGRKPPIPMNFQHMLFFSGLRGAMSFALAIRNTVSEARQAMLTTTSLIVIATVVLQGGAATHALAYLRIPTGQGQNDENEALPYRDVRSNGRMVVKWGKGENEVVMPWQLNSFEDTPHGSGDGGGEKARLARLWGAVDSKLLKPLLTHARPPLTETLPSFLRPLGRVLTTTRQYTQAENSLRRTDSDSDLCIDEPQPVPTTIDPQLPYYNIRNGYGNV, encoded by the exons ATGAATCCTGCCATCGGTTTTGCctcttttttattgttgtatttggTTCCAAAATGCCAAGGGTCGGGTACAGATATAGCTCTGGATGCAAAGGCGACTCTCCTTCACCGTATAGATAGTTTGAACCTTTTAATTTATACATGCCTATTAACGTTAACCGTTTTGACTATATGGGTCTTCAAGCATCGTCGTGTGAGTTGGCTGCACGAAACTGGTCTAGCTGTCATATATG GCCTTATAGTGGGAGCAATAATCAGATATGCAAGCAGTACAAATCAAGTCACCTATATTGATGCTCATCCAGATGCAGATGCCAAATACAACTTGTCTGTTCCACCAGACATTGTGCGATTTCATTTCCCTGACAAAATACAAATATCCTCTGGTG AAGCGCCTATACCAAACAAGACATACGCATATAGCTTCAGGGGTGAGATAGTCAATCTGGAGCAAAATGAAATTGACCTGAAAGCCACATTTGACCCTGagatatttttcaatataatcCTACCTCCTATCATATTCCATGCTGGATATTGTCTGAAAAGA aaaTATTTCTTTCGCAACCTAGGTGCAATACTGACATTTGCTATGGTGGGCACAGCTCTCTCCGCTCTAGTCATTGGTTCTCTAATGTATGGCTGCGTGCAACTGATGCCGGCATCTCTAGCTGCTAGCTTCACATTCCTGGACACCTTGTACTTCGGTGCTTTGATCTCGCCCACGGATCCGTTAACTGTTCTCGCCATTTTCTCACAGCTGAAG GTGGACGTCAATCTGTATGCTATGATATTCGGCGAAAGTGTTCTCAACGATGCAGTGGCTTTAGTACTGAGcgg AGCCATACAAAACTACGAGAAGAGGTACTCCGTCGATGGTGGATTCGAAATAACTGCATTCCTTGCGGCGATCGGCGACTTCATTGGAATTTTCAGCCTCTCGCTACTGGTCGGCGCTCTAATTGGATGTTTGACTGCATTG ATGACTAAATTCACTCATGTGCGAGATTGGCCGCTACTAGAATCTGCGTTGTTCGTGCTGACTTCTTACGCCGCTTTCCTTATCGCCGAAGTCTTTGAACTTACAG GTGTGGTGGCCGTACTATTCTGCGGCATATGTCAGGCTCACTACACGTACAACAACCTGTCGGCCGACTCCAGGAACAGGACCAAACAGCTGTTCGAGCTGCTCAACTTCCTAGCCGAGAACTTTATCTTCACGTACATCGGAGTATCGATGTTCACATTCCCGAAACATCACTTTGATCCGTGGTTCATCATTGCTGGATTT CTAACTTCCATGCTCGGCCGTGCAGTAAATATCTACCCGCTATCGTTCCTATTAAATCTAGGACGGAAACCGCCAATACCCATGAACTTCCAACACATGCTGTTCTTTTCTG GTCTCCGAGGCGCGATGTCGTTCGCGCTGGCTATCCGCAACACGGTGTCGGAGGCGCGGCAGGCCATGCTGACCACCACGTCGCTCATCGTCATCGCCACTGTCGTGCTGCAGGGCGGCGCCGCCACGCATGCGCTCGCCTACTTGCGCATACCTACTGG acaaGGGCAGAACGATGAAAACGAAGCGCTGCCTTACCGCGACGTAAGAAGT AACGGCCGCATGGTAGTAAAATGGGGCAAAGGCGAAAATGAAGTGGTTATGCCTTGGCAACTTAACTCTTTCGAa GACACCCCACATGGTAGTGGCGACGGGGGCGGGGAAAAGGCCCGACTAGCTCGACTGTGGGGCGCTGTGGACTCCAAGCTGCTCAAACCGCTGCTCACTCACGCTCGCCCGCCGCTGACTGAAACGCTTCCCTCCTTCCTCAGGCCTTTGGGCAGGGTTTTGACCACTACCAGACAGTACACACAAGCT gAAAACAGCCTCCGAAGAACcgattcagattcagatttatGTATTGACGAACCACAACCAGTCCCAACGACAATTGATCCGCAG CTTCCATATTATAACATACGGAATGGATATGGAAATGTCTAA